The genomic interval AGCCGTCGAGAACGTTAACGAGCAAATCGCCCCAGAATTGTTCGATCTCGAAGTGACGCAGCAGCGAGCCATCGATCGGCTGATGATTGAGATTGACGGGACGCCGAATAAGGCCAACTTAGGAGCCAATGCGATTCTGGCTGTGTCTTTAGCGGTGGCGAGAACGGCGGCTCATTCTTTAGGTCTTCCTTTGTATCGCTATCTGGGTGGGGCGAATGCTTCTTTGTTGCCCGTTCCCTGCATGAACGTGATTAACGGGGGTCGCCATGCCGATAATAATGTAGACTTTCAGGAGTTCATGATTGCGCCTCACAATGCGCCCTCCTTTGCGGAATCGATTCGGATGGGGATGGAAACCTTTCACGCGCTGAAGTCGATTCTGCATCAAAAAGGGTACAGTACCGGGGTTGGCGATGAAGGGGGGTTTGCACCGAACCTGAAATCCAATGAGGAAGCGGTGGAAGTCATCCTAGAGGCGATCGCCAAAGCGGGTTACAAACCGGGTGAGGATATCTCGATTTGTCTCGATCCGGCAACTAGCGAGATGTGGAAAGATGGCAAGTATATCTTTTTCAAGTCCGACCAGTCCGCTAAGTCTTCTGAGGAAATGGTGGAACTGTGGGCTTCTTGGGCCAGACAGTATCCGATTGTTTCCCTGGAAGATGGGATGGGCGAAAATGATTGGGATGGCTGGAAAATGCTAACCGACAAGATTGGAGCAACGGTTGCATTGGTTGGCGACGATTTATTCTGTACCAATTCTAAAATTCTGGCAGAGGGTATCGATCGCGGGCTGGCCAATGCCATTTTAATTAAGCTCAATCAAATCGGCACGCTCTCAGAGACCTTAGATACCATTGAACTGGCAAAACACAACAATTACAAGTGTTTTGTTTCTCACCGTTCTGGCGAATCTGAAGATACCACGATCGCCGATTTGGTGGTCGCTACCAGTTCCGGCCTGATTAAAACGGGTTCTGGCTGTCGCGGCGAACGGGTGGCTAAGTTTAACGAACTGTTGCGAATTGAGCGCGAGTTGGGTGCGGCGGCTCGCTTTATCGGTTCCGCTGCTTTTAAGCCTTCTTCTAAGTAACTAAAACAACAGGTTTGGGTTGAAGGATTACTGAGATACGGAGTCCAAAACCTTGACCTTAAGAATGCGGTTCCCCCAGGTGCGAGGGGGGTAGCAAAGGTTGGCGTTTCTCTCTCATTCTGCTGGTTTGGGAAGGAACGCCACTTGTTGTATGCGGTTAAATATTCAAGATTTGGAGTGAGGCTGTAAGCGCTAGACGCTATATTTTATGAGGTTTTTTCAGAAAAACAAGATTGTTTTACACTAACTTTTTAGACGGAAGCAATCTTAAGGTTTGATGAGGTGGCACACAAGAGCTTGTGAAGTAGATGATACTAGG from Desertifilum tharense IPPAS B-1220 carries:
- the eno gene encoding phosphopyruvate hydratase, encoding MRIADISAHEVLDSRGNPTVEAHVVLEDGTTGSAIVPSGASTGEKEAVELRDGDPRRYGGKGVLKAVENVNEQIAPELFDLEVTQQRAIDRLMIEIDGTPNKANLGANAILAVSLAVARTAAHSLGLPLYRYLGGANASLLPVPCMNVINGGRHADNNVDFQEFMIAPHNAPSFAESIRMGMETFHALKSILHQKGYSTGVGDEGGFAPNLKSNEEAVEVILEAIAKAGYKPGEDISICLDPATSEMWKDGKYIFFKSDQSAKSSEEMVELWASWARQYPIVSLEDGMGENDWDGWKMLTDKIGATVALVGDDLFCTNSKILAEGIDRGLANAILIKLNQIGTLSETLDTIELAKHNNYKCFVSHRSGESEDTTIADLVVATSSGLIKTGSGCRGERVAKFNELLRIERELGAAARFIGSAAFKPSSK